Proteins from a single region of Mytilus trossulus isolate FHL-02 chromosome 2, PNRI_Mtr1.1.1.hap1, whole genome shotgun sequence:
- the LOC134708152 gene encoding beta-hexosaminidase subunit beta-like: protein MSVHTCIYIVILTLSGFFYAINGYITYIAIRLPLQGNRSEPGSPWPTPETMKKSSTILTVNPETLTFTSNLAACDIIKDAMSRYKNIIKMDTKKADVDTNLVRIKSLSIDIKDKECPGYPQLNMNESYNLTVDESSTLSAVSVWGVLRGLETFSQLIYVNEQKKIQVKKTSIEDRPRFKHRGIMLDTARHYLPVWILLKNLDAMSYNKFNVFHWHIVDDQSFPYQSKRFPDLSAKGAYTAKHVYTHVDIKRIIDYARLRGIRVIPEFDTPGHTASWGKARKDLLTPCYEDGIPGVGKYNSHGEYEILNPTLNRTYKFMEELLGEVVEVFRDNFVHLGMDEAYHACWATNPEISKFMVQNGISKGDYSALEEYYIEKILKIVDSLNRSDIIWQDPIDHGAKVQQNAIIQIWKGSVNTTWEEYMTNITSQGHQVILSSCWYLNYISYGQDWKKYYQCDPLNFTGSDKYFEKVLGGEACVFGEYIDHTNLLPRLWPRASAAGERLWSSNDVIQDVKSAAFRLDEHRCRMLKRGIPAEPILDGYCGEYELEEQTDMTAQTDCTTSSSMTNNYSGYLTLLCIILSYTVLCQKEWFE, encoded by the exons ATGTCGGTACATACTTGTATATACATAGTGATTTTAACATTATCTGGATTTTTCTATGCAATTAATGGTTACATTACATATATTGCAATTCGACTCCCACTTcag GGAAATAGGTCTGAACCCGGATCACCATGGCCCACTCCAGAGACCATGAAGAAGTCATCGACAATACTGACTGTGAATCCGGAAACACTGACATTTACATCTAACTTGGCAGCATGTGACATCATTAAAGACGCTATGTCGCgttataaaaacattattaagATGGATACAAAGAAGGCAGACGTGGACACTAATTTAGTTAGAATTAAAAGTCTGTCCATCGACATCAAAGATAAGGAATGTCCAGGTTATCCTCAACTCAATATGAATGAATCAT ACAATTTGACAGTTGACGAATCCTCTACACTTTCTGCTGTATCTGTATGGGGAGTTCTCAGAg GTTTGGAAACATTTAGCCAGTTGATTTACGTCAATGAACAAAAGAAG ATTCAAGTGAAGAAAACTTCGATAGAAGATAGACCAAGGTTTAAACACAGAGGGATAATGTTAGATACAGCTAGACATTATTTACCGGTTTGGATCCTGCTGAAAAACTTA GATGCGATGTCTTACAACAAGTTCAACGTATTTCATTGGCATATTGTTGACGACCAGTCTTTCCCTTATCAAAGCAAAAGGTTTCCAGATCTATCGGCTAAG ggaGCTTACACAGCAAAACATGTTTATACACATGTTGATATCAAACGAATTATTGACTATGCTCGGCTCAGAGGAATTCGTGTGATTCCAGAATTTGATACTCCTGGTCATACGGCTTCATGGGGAAAAGCGAGAAAAG ATCTACTGACACCTTGCTATGAGGATGGTATTCCTGGTGTAGGCAAATATAACTCTCATGGGGAGTACGAAATTCTCAATCCTACATTAAACCGCACATACAAGTTTATGGAAGAATTACTAGGCGAGGTTGTGGAAGTATTTCGTGATAATTTTGTTCATCTAGGTATGGATGAAGCCTACCATGCGTGCTG GGCTACTAATCCAGAAATCTCGAAATTCATGGTCCAGAATGGCATATCAAAGGGAGACTATTCGGCTTTAGAAGAATattatattgagaaaattcttaAGATCGTTGACAGTCTTAATAGAAGTGATATTATCTGGCAAGATCCAATCGATCATGGAGCAAAG GTTCAACAGAATGCTATCATACAGATATGGAAAGGTAGTGTGAATACAACATGGGAAGAATATATGACAAATATAACTAGCCAAGGTCATCAGGTCATCCTGTCATCATGTTGGTATCTAAACTACATAAGTTATGGTCAAGATTGGAAGAAATATTATCAGTGTGATCCCTTAAATTTCACTG GAAGCGATAAATACTTTGAAAAAGTGCTCGGAGGAGAAGCATGTGTTTTTGGAGAATATATTGACCATACAAACCTTCTTCCAAGACTCTG GCCAAGAGCTTCTGCGGCTGGAGAGAGACTTTGGAGTTCTAATGATGTAATCCAGGATGTAAAATCAGCCGCGTTTAGGTTGGATGAACACAGATGCAGGATGTTGAA ACGTGGTATCCCTGCAGAACCTATTCTGGATGGTTACTGTGGTGAATATGAACTGGAGGAACAGACTGATATGACAGCACAAACAGACTGTACAACTTCATCGTCAATGACAAACAATTATTCTGGATATCTTACATTACTTTGTATTATATTGTCTTATACTGTATTATGTCAAAAAGAATGGtttgaataa
- the LOC134708151 gene encoding uncharacterized protein LOC134708151, producing MEMNSRDNSDTGQSSTNSKFPDSSKLINVNKTLRVSLVKLKLDNLPVRVKSSTIVPERKQNDSSTTVSQESKDTCSKIRRKAYSCNRTFKYRAAKKQSIAKADKKTENCQDANLEVNEERKLDVEHTVCQTDHPCNDTENSVAIENTSHEVVAKDRPVDETAADSKEENTLNVTNKAYIEIENTTNKIYNADIAKEKIIPETYSTDIAKENTTHKTNITDTAIENTTHETNTTDIAKENTTHETEPADSAKENTTHETNTTDIAIENTTHENNKADIAKENTAHETEPADSAKENTTHKTNTTDIAIENITHENNKADIAKENTTHETEPADSAKENTTHETNTTDIAIENTTHENNTTDIAKENTTHETEPADSAKENTTHETNTTDIAIENTTHENNTTDIAKENTTHETEPADSAKENTTHETNTTDIAKENTTHENNKADIAKENTTHETEPADSAKENTTHETNTTDIAIENTTHETNTTDIAKENTTHETNTADIAKEKTTHETNRAEIAEEDTTHKIYTAEITKEYTTHETIKAYMAIENTKYDIYSKESAKENTTHKMCADDIANENTTHETKPAFSVGENIILEINKADCAMENTTEETNKVNNAQEKVSHNTYVTDNAKESTFHETNSAKSITGNTSSETYTADNINKNTTHEINEADCANENTTNETKLANIGIENTTHETNTTATTIENNDLKLGIDINGLKKRKMRKSRWDMVMPLFNAENINKEGNEDNSDIATSGNPDNNILKYTAKSDLQIQDNSTDNIHEPKKMRISRWDTVVPLEPQKNCIELNVALSSSKFSTQSFKNGKIRKSRWDTVETASCLNINNNKDRTASFYLSDINMDSNNDTQQQLNTSDRQSNTKTSSLDSKTTSHDGNQQKSSSENVALSDFYRSLFDRDGKIRNDKTLHEVEKKRKQHSFEGSHVPDKISNHKERKLDTHDKKSKLNTQNSSRHTGKSKNHYHKKDTTRQNINDVKVMNIKKEKRFSTNQDKINGTHRDKSNVKVSHRMSGTIIPMKCNVCSKIIKNIDKLKMHIAEHIGQNLKTCESAKKSVSPEKTKEPTKAKVIFKCEICEKQFKKRGNVMMTSKKTSKSGLKYKCLSCHNSGKKRNDGSTVLSVNAKRKSLIPVDKEKTVVNKNVPKVSIDASKENSTIIGCQAEDQISSHSDKIASFKNSIKPVKDNDHDLPFQTTTVIKVNGPNFPSETIPAYNNGLELPCEITLVPDKKEQVLHTCELCGKTFKMKSKLNLHEKVHTGELEYFCKICGKYFPFYDELVVHEVVHTNIYPFECGICGKKFKTPESVSRHVWTHTARRPFKCSYCDKSFATFTNRKNHEMIHTGDQPHKCHICDKSFRQRSALVRHTRWHKNEFQYKCDLCQRGFFSTSELEVHMIRTHHPERKKFTCETCGKKFTHNKELEIHSVTHTKIKAFKCLLCDKKYACAYKLKLHMEVIHRGIKKFTCDVCGKKFGRKWEMDEHYKSHTKEKPYTCSLCGQVFSRKYTWKFHMEIHDDKVHTCDLCGKEFQTSRNLYHHKRMHKKRNLPKEYKYSCSICNKRFISLQGKKSHIMIHTGVKPYACNLCDNRYTNSKSLKDHKISAHTNLRPNKCDICGKTFVRRQTLKTHKKTHIGAKPFECKQCGIRYTERGSLRRHNKKPCKKIKQKGSNETKNSEADKGNISTNKGQISANIRETPIVLTETSNNLSETQKEVAEIPENITETQKDSNANETQKDISETTGNISEKLNDMSETQIDTCET from the coding sequence ATGGAGATGAACAGTCGGGACAATTCTGATACAGGTCAAAGTTCAACCAATTCTAAGTTTCCTGACTCTAGTAAATTGAtaaatgttaacaaaactctgagGGTTTCTCTGGTTAAACTGAAACTTGACAACCTTCCTGTCAGAGTAAAATCATCCACCATTGTCccagaaagaaaacaaaatgattcaAGCACAACTGTTAGCCAAGAGTCTAAAGATACTTGTTCAAAGATCCGAAGAAAGGCTTATTCGTGTAacagaacatttaaatataggGCAGCAAAAAAGCAGAGCATAGCAAAAGCTgataagaaaacagaaaattgtCAGGATGCCAACTTGGAAGTCAATGAAGAAAGAAAGTTAGATGTTGAGCACACAGTATGTCAAACTGATCATCCGTGTAATGACACAGAAAACTCCGTAGCCATAGAAAACACTTCACATGAGGTTGTTGCCAAAGATAGACCTGTAGATGAAACTGCAGCTGACAGTAAGGAAGAAAACACTTTAAATGTCACTAATAAAGCTTACATTGAAATAGAAAAcactacaaataaaatttataatgcaGACATTGCCAAAGAAAAAATCATACCTGAAACTTATTCAACTGATATTGCAAAAGAAAACACTACACACAAAACCAATATAACTGACACTGCCATAGAAAACACAACACATGAAACTAATACAACTGACATTGCCAAAGAAAACACTACACATGAAACTGAACCAGCTGATAGTGCAAAAGAAAACACTACACACGAAACTAATACAACTGACATTGCCATAGAAAACACtacacatgaaaataataaagctGACATTGCCAAAGAAAACACTGCACATGAAACTGAACCAGCTGATAGTGCAAAAGAAAACACTACACACAAAACTAATACAACTGACATTGCCATAGAAAACAttacacatgaaaataataaagctGACATTGCCAAAGAAAACACTACACATGAAACTGAACCAGCTGATAGTGCAAAAGAAAACACTACACACGAAACTAATACAACTGACATTGCCATAGAAAACACTACACATGaaaataatacaactgacattgCCAAGGAAAACACTACACATGAAACTGAACCAGCTGATAGTGCAAAAGAAAACACTACACACGAAACTAATACAACTGACATTGCCATAGAAAACACTACACATGaaaataatacaactgacattgCCAAGGAAAACACTACACATGAAACTGAACCAGCTGATAGTGCAAAAGAAAACACTACACACGAAACTAATACAACTGACATTGCCAAAGAAAACACtacacatgaaaataataaagctGACATTGCCAAAGAAAACACTACACATGAAACTGAACCAGCTGATAGTGCAAAAGAAAACACTACACACGAAACTAATACAACTGACATTGCCATAGAAAACACTACACATGAAACTAATACAACTGACATTGCCAAAGAAAACACTACACATGAAACTAATACAGCTGACATTGCCAAAGAAAAAACTACACATGAAACTAATAGAGCAGAAATTGCAGAAGAAGACACTACACATAAAATTTATACAGCTGAAATTACCAAAGAATACACTACACATGAAACTATTAAAGCTTACATGGCAATAGAAAACactaaatatgatatttattcaaaagaaagtGCCAAAGAAAACACTACACACAAAATGTGTGCTGATGACATTGCAAATGAAAACACTACACATGAAACTAAACCAGCCTTCAGTGTTGGAGAAAACATTATACTTGAAATTAATAAAGCTGACTGTGCCATGGAAAACACTACAGAAGAAACTAATAAAGTAAACAATGCCCAAGAAAAGGTTTCACATAACACTTATGTAACTGACAATGCCAAAGAAAGCACTTTTCATGAAACTAATTCAGCTAAAAGTATCACAGGAAACACTTCAAGTGAAACTTATACAGCAGACAACATCAATAAAAACACTACACATGAAATTAACGAAGCTGACTGTGCCAATGAAAATACTACAAATGAAACTAAATTAGCTAATATTGGAATAGAAAACACTACACATGAAACTAATACAACTGCCACCACCATAGAGAATAACGATCTGAAATTAGGCATTGATATAAatgggttaaaaaaaagaaagatgagAAAATCTAGATGGGATATGGTTATGCCTCTGTTTAATGCAGAGAATATAAACAAAGAAGGAAATGAAGACAACAGTGATATTGCAACCAGTGGAAACCCAGATAATAATATACTTAAGTATACTGCAAAAAGTGACTTACAAATACAGGATAACTCCACTGACAATATCCATGAGCCAAAGAAAATGAGGATATCAAGATGGGATACAGTAGTGCCTCTTGAGCCTCAAAAGAATTGCATTGAACTAAATGTAGCACTAAGCTCAAGCAAATTTTCAACCCAATCatttaaaaatggcaaaatcaggAAGTCAAGATGGGACACAGTTGAAACAGCATCTTGTCTGAATATTAACAACAATAAGGATAGAACAGCAAGCTTTTACCTATCTGACATAAACATGGACAGCAATAATGACACACAGCAACAGCTAAACACATCTGACAGACAATCAAACACTAAAACCAGCTCACTTGATTCTAAAACAACTAGCCATGATGGAAACCAGCAAAAATCAAGTTCAGAGAACGTTGCTTTATCTGATTTTTACAGAAGCCTATTTGATAGAGATGGAAAAAttagaaatgataaaacattacacgaagttgaaaagaaaagaaagcagCATTCCTTTGAAGGTTCACATGTACCTGACAAGATTTCtaatcacaaagaaagaaagtTGGACACTCATGACAAGAAAAGTAAATTGAACACTCAAAATAGCTCACGTCATACTGGTAAAAGTAAAAACCATTACCACAAAAAGGATACTACTCGTCAGAATATTAATGATGTAAAAGTCATGAacatcaaaaaagaaaaaagattttcaaCAAACCAGGACAAGATTAATGGCACACACAGAGATAAATCTAACGTTAAAGTTAGTCACAGAATGAGCGGTACTATTATCCCAATGAAGTGCAACGTCTGTtccaaaataattaaaaatattgacaagTTAAAAATGCATATAGCTGAACATATTGGACAGAACCTGAAAACATGTGAATCTGCTAAGAAATCAGTGTCACCTGAAAAAACAAAGGAACCAACCAAGGCAAAGGTCATATTTAAATGTGAGATTTGTGAGAAACAGTTTAAAAAACGTGGAAATGTGATGATGACATCCAAAAAGACATCGAAAAGTggtctaaaatataaatgtttgtccTGTCACAATTCTGGGAAAAAACGTAATGATGGTTCAACAGTGCTATCTGTAAACGCCAAGAGAAAATCATTAATACCAGTTGATAAAGAAAAAACTGtagtaaacaaaaatgtaccaAAAGTATCAATTGATGCAAGTAAAGAAAATTCAACCATAATAGGATGTCAGGCGGAAGATCAAATATCTAGCCATTCAGATAAAATCGCcagttttaaaaattcaataaaacctGTCAAAGACAATGACCATGATCTTCCCTTCCAAACAACAACTGTTATTAAAGTTAATGGACCAAATTTTCCCAGTGAAACTATACCTGCCTACAATAATGGATTAGAACTTCCCTGTGAAATAACACTTGTCCCAGATAAAAAAGAACAAGTCTTACACACTTGCGAACTATGTGGGAAAACctttaaaatgaaatcaaaactaaatttgcATGAAAAAGTTCACACTGGAGaattagaatatttttgtaagatttgtggaaaatattttcctttttatgaTGAATTAGTAGTTCATGAAGTAGTTCATACTAACATATATCCTTTTGAATGTGGAATATGTggtaaaaagtttaaaactcCAGAAAGTGTTTCTCGCCATGTATGGACACACACTGCACGTAGGCCTTTTAAATGCTCATATTGTGATAAATCTTTTGCTACATTTACTAATAGGAAAAACCATGAGATGATCCACACAGGAGATCAACCTCACAAATGTCATATATGTGACAAGTCATTCAGACAAAGGTCTGCATTAGTTCGTCATACTAGGTGGcataaaaatgaatttcaatACAAATGTGATCTATGTCAACGCGGGTTCTTTTCCACGAGTGAACTTGAAGTTCACATGATAAGAACTCATCATcctgagagaaaaaaattcacatgtGAAACTTGTGGAAAAAAATTCACCCATAATAAAGAATTAGAGATTCATTCAGTAacacatactaaaataaaagCATTCAAATGTCTGTTGTGTGATAAGAAGTATGCTTGTGCTTATAAATTAAAACTTCATATGGAGGTTATTCATAgaggaataaaaaaattcaCTTGTGATGTCTGTGGAAAAAAGTTTGGTAGAAAATGGGAAATGGACGAACATTATAAATCTCATACGAAAGAAAAACCGTATACATGTAGCCTTTGTGGACAGGTCTTCTCTAGAAAATACACTTGGAAATTCCATATGGAAATTCATGATGACAAAGTGCACACATGCGATTTATGTGGTAAAGAGTTTCAGACAAGTAGGAATCTGTATCACCATAAAAGAATGCATAAGAAACGAAACTTACCAAAAGAATATAAGTATTCTTGTTCAATTTGCAACAAAAGATTTATAAGTTTACaaggtaaaaagtcacatattatGATTCACACGGGAGTTAAGCCGTATGCTTGTAACCTTTGTGATAATCGTTATACAAACAGCAAAAGTTTAAAGGATCACAAAATCTCCGCACATACTAATCTACGACCAAATAAATGTGATATATGTGGGAAAACTTTCGTGAGGAGACAAACATTAAAAACGCATAAGAAGACACATATAGGAGCAAAGCCATTTGAATGTAAACAGTGTGGCATAAGATATACCGAAAGAGGTAGTTTAAGGCGGCATAATAAAAAaccatgtaaaaaaataaaacaaaaaggatCAAATGAGACCAAAAATTCTGAGGCCGATAAAGGAAATATATCTACCAATAAAGGACAAATTTCTGCAAATATCAGAGAAACACCAATAGTTCTAACAGAGACATCAAATAATTTGAGTGAGACACAAAAAGAAGTTGCTGAGATACCAGAAAATATCACTGAGACTCAAAAAGATAGTAATGCCAACGAGACACAAAAAGATATAAGTGAGACAACAGGAAATATCAGCGAGAAACTAAATGATATGAGTGAGACACAAATAGATACATGCGAGACTTAA